Within the Kribbella aluminosa genome, the region CCGCGGGCGCGGACCAGTTCGATCGCGGTCGCGCCGGCGATCGACACGATCACCGCGGTCAGCACCGGCGCGCTCCCGGTCAGCAGGCCGAGCGCGACACCGGTGATCGCGATGTGCCCGATCCCGTCACCCATCAACGACAGCCGCCGCTGCACCAGGTACGTCCCGATCGCCGGCGCGGACAACCCGGTGAGCAGCCCCGCGATCAGCGCCCGCTGCATGAACTCCAGTTGGAACATCGTCATGGGGCCTCCCGGTCTGGACTGAGTAGCGGAGGGAGCGGAGGAAACGAAACGACCAGAGCGACGAGGGAAGACCGGGAGTCACAGCCCCATGACCCAGCGCGCCGGAGGCGTGCAATGTGCACAGTCATGACGGCATCCAGCCTGGTTCGTCGTCGGAGGTGTGGGAGTGGTGGACGTGGGCGTGGGTCTGGGAGGCGTGCGGCGGGCCGTCGTACACGATCCGGCCGCGGCGCATCACCACCGAGCGGTCGATCAGCGCGTCCATCGGGCCGAGGTCGTGGCTCACCATCACGACCGTCGTACCGCGCTCGACCCGCTCGCGGACGGCGTCGGCGAAGATCTGCTGGCTGGCGAGATCCACGCCGGCGGTCGGCTCGTCGAGGACCAGCAGTTCCGGATCGGACACCAGCGCCCGGGCGATCAGGACCCGTTGCTGCTGCCCGCCGGACAGCTCCGCGACCGCGTCCTTGCGCCGGTCGGCCATGTCGACGACCTGCAGCGCGTCCTCGATCGCTTGCTTGCCGGCGGCACCGAGTGGCGTGAACAGCCGGCGCTTCGAGAGCAGCCCGGACGACACCACCTCGTACACCGTCGCCGGTACGCCGCCCGCCGCGGTGATCCGCTGCGGCACGTACCCGACCCGGCGCCACTCGCGGAACCGGCGGACCGGCGTACCGAACAGCCGGACCTCACCGCGGGCCGCGGGCAACAGACCGACGACGGTCTTGATCAGCGTGGACTTGCCCGAGCCGTTCGTGCCGAGCACGGCCAGCACCTCGCCCTGGCGGATCCGCAGATCGATCCCACGAAGCACCAGCCGGCCGCCCAGCTCGACGGAAAGATCGTCGACCTGAACGGCCCGAGCTGACGTATCTGTCACGAGCAGGTGTTCGCCTTCTGTAGTTCTTTCAGGTTCCGCTGCATGAGGGTCAGGTAGGTGTCCTTGGAGTTCGCGTCGGACAGGCCCTCGATCGGGCTCAGTACGGCGGTCTTGACGCCGACGTCGTTCGCGATCGTCTCGGCCACCTTCGGACTCACCAGCTCCTCGTAGAAGATCGTGGTCACGTGCTGGGCCTTCACGATGTCCTGGACCTCCTTGATCCGGCTCGGGGTCGGCTCCGCGTCCGGCGTGAACCCCGCGATCCCGATCATCGTCAGACCGTACCGCTTCGCGAGGTAGGCGAACGCCTCGTGGCTGGTCACGAACGTCGTCAGCTTGCAGCTCGCCAGACCGGTCCTGTACTCCGTGTCCAGCGTGCCGAGCTGCGCGAGCAGTGCCTTGGCCCGTTCGTGGTACCCGGCGGCGTTCGCGCTGTCGACGGTCGCGAGTTTCTCCTCGACCGCCTTGACGACGTCGCCGTACCGCACCGGGTCGAGCCAGAAGTGCGGATCGAGGGCGTTGTCGTTGTGCGCGATCGGCGCCGCGCCGGTGTGCTGCTCGAAGTCCGCGCCGGTGTTCTCCAGCTGGGCGGCCGGGGCGACGTCGAAGCCGGCGTCCTTGGCGTTCTGCGCGACGGCCTCGTCGACGGCGGGCTGCAGGCGCTTCTCGTAGACGACGAGCTTCGCCTCCGCGATCGAGGCGACCTGCTTCGGGGTCAGCTCGAGGTCGTGCGGCTCGACGCCGGGGGCGGTGAGAGTGGTCACGTGTACCGCGTCGCCGCCCACCGTGCGGGCGATGAACTCGAGCGGGTAGAACGACGCGACGACGCTGAGCTTGCCGTCCGCCGTACCGCCGGCAGTCGCGCCACCGCACCCCGCGAGGGCGAGGGTGGCCAGCGTCGCGGCACCGGCGATAATTGCGCGAAGACCAGATCTCATGACAATCATTTTCATTCTAGTTGGAAGTGGTTGTCAAAACAGGGAGTTCACGATGGCCAGCCGCAACGTCGGGCGACGGCGTGCCGACCGCAAGGGCAACCGCCGCAAGGTGCTCGACATTCCTCAGGGCCACGGCCACGGGCATGGGCACGGCCACGGCGATCATGTGGTGGACACCTCGGTGGTGAACTCGGACGCGATCGTGGCCCGGCGGGTCCGGATCGTCGTCGCCGCCGTCCTGACCCCGTTGATCATCGCCTCCGTCGTGCTGCTGATCGTGCTCTGGCCGGGCGCCAGGGTGAAGGTCGAGTCGTACCAGACCAGCACCGCGCGTGGCGAGGTCACCGCTCTGAAGGCCTGCCCGGACCCGAGGGACAAGTGCGACCTGGCGACGGTCAAGCTGAGCAACACCCCGGAGAAGGGAAAGGCGGTGCCGGTCCAGGTGCCGAAGGTCGGCGGGTCGCCGATCCCGGTCAAGGTCGGCCAGGAGGTGATGCTCGCCATCGAGAAGGGCGCCCCGCCGGACCAGAAGTACCAGTACGTCGACCACGACCGGACCAAGCCGCTGCTGATCCTCGCGGTGATCTTCGCGATCGCTGTCGTCGCGCTGTCGCGGTGGCGCGGGTTCGCGGCGCTGGTCGCGCTCGCGGTGACCGCGGTGATGCTCGTCCAGTTCATCCTGCCGGCGATCCTGAAGGGCTCGAATCCGCTGCTCGTCGCGGTCGTCGGTGGCGCGGTGATCATGATCATCGCGGTGTTCCTGACCCACGGGATCAACGCCGAGTCGTCGATCGCACTGGCCGGGACGATCGCCGCGCTCGGGCTGACTGTGCTGCTGGGCTGGTTCTTCACCGGACTGTCGCAACTGAGTGGCCTCGCAGCCGAGGGGGCGTCCGCGGCGCAGGGGTTCTCTCCGCACCTCGACCTGGCCGGGCTCCTGGTCGCAGGGATGGTGATCGGCGCCCTGGGAGTGCTCGACGACGTGACGGTCACGCAGGCGGCCGCTGTCTGGGAGTTGTCCGCGGCCAATCCCGCCGCGAGCCGGCGCGAGCTGTTGTCGGCTGGCCTGCGGATCGGCCGGACGCACGTGGCCTCGGTGGTGAACACGCTGGTCCTGGCGTACGCCGGTGCCGCGATGCCGGTGCTGCTCGTGTTCGCGATCCAGGATCTGCCGATACTGTCGGTGATCTCCACCGAGGCGGTCGCGATGGAGGTGGTCCGCGGCCTGGTCGGCAGCCTCGGCATCATCGCGGCCGTCCCGCTCACCACCGCTCTGGCCGCGATGGCGGTCGCGGACCGCTCCCGCGACCTGGTCGCCACGCCGGATCCCGCCCCCTAGTCGCTCGGCAGCTCTTACGCTGCTAATAGGTCACGGAGTGTCCGCCAGCACGCACTTTCCGTGTCCACACGGGGTGAGGAGTGCTGATGAGATTCCGTCATCGGGACGGTTCGACCGTTCATCTCGGGTACTGCGCGTCGGTGCACCCGGTCGCGGACCTGGACGAACTCGTCGCGCGGTTGGACGGCTGTGCCGGCGTGGTGCGGTCCGCGCTCGACGTACCGGTGCTGGGTGTCGGTCTGTGGTTCCCGCACCGGCTGGCCGACCGGCTGGCGAACTCGCCGGCGTCGCTGAGCAGACTCCGCCGCGCGCTGCACCGCAACCAGCTGGAGGTCGTTACCGTGAACGGCATCCCGCACACCGGCAAGGCGGGTGGCACCGACCTGTACTGTCCGGACTGGACCGAGCCCGAGCGGCTCCGGTACACGGTGGACCTGATCGACGTACTCGCGGAGCTGCTCCCGGACGATGCGACGTACGGCTCGATCTCGACCGTGCCGCTCGCGTGGCGGGTGCCGTGGTCGCGGGCGCGCAACCGGGCGGCGCGGGAGGCGTTCGACCGCGTCGAGCAGCACCTGGCCCATACCGAGACCAGGACCGGCCGGCGGATCCGGATTGCCGTCGAGACCGAGCCTGGGTGTGTTCTGGAGATGATCGGCCAGGCTGCGGCGTGGCTGGCCCGCTATTCGAGCCCGGACGGCGGTACGTCGCGTATTGGGCTGGGGCTCGACGTGTGTCACCTGGCGGTTCAGTTCGAGGACCCTGCCGAGTCTTTCGAGCTCTTGTGGCGAGCGGGCGTTGACGTGGTCAAGGCGCAGCTGTCGGTTGCTCCCACGCTGGTAGACCCGTCTGACGTGTCCGGGCGGTACGTGCTCGGTCAGCTCGGCGTACCGAAGTACCTGCGGCAGGTGCGTGAGTGGGGTGGGCCGGGTGTGGACGACGTGGCGCAGTCGCCGCAGCTGTCGGGCCATGCGGCTTGGCGGATGCATGCGCACCTGGCGACGCATGCTGTGGCACCAGCTCCGCTCAGTGTGACTACCGGCGTACTGGATGACTGTCTGGCGCGGCTGGTGGGTGGTGGGCATCCGTTGACGCACCACTTGGAGTCAGAGGTGTACGTGTGGCCGCGGGACCCCAGAACCCAGCAGGCGTTGGCGAAACGGCTCAGCAAGGAGCTGTCCTGGCTACGGAACCGGCTGACCGCTCTCGGGCTGCAGGAGGTCTGAGTAGTCGGGGAGTGCCGTAGAGCTGAACACCTTGCCTACCGCGTTCTGCGACCAGATGAGGCGCTGCAGGGCCGTGGGTAGCTTGGCCAGCGTGGCAGCGGCTCCCGGCATCAGCCGCACTGTGAGCGCGTTGCTGGGGATAACTGTGCCCATGACCTTCGGGCTGAGCCGGCGGCTGCTGTCGACCAGCGGCCGGATGATCCGCTCGTAGTTGCGGAGCCCTGACGGCAGGTCGCTGCGAGCAGCAGCCAACTCGCCGGCCAGGATGTACGCCGCGACGACGGCCAGGCTCGTGCCACCGCCAACGGCCGGCCCCGGACAATAACCCGCGTCTCCTACTAGCCCGACCCGGCCCGACACCCATGATTCCAGGGTGACCTGGGCGATCGAGTCGAAGTAGAAGTCCTCGGCCGGCTGCAGGTGCTCCAGCAACTGCGGCACCTTCCAGCCGTAGTCGCCGAACTCCTTGACCAGCAGGGCTTTCTGCTGGTCCGTGTCGCGGTGGTCGTACGTCAGGTCGCCGCGGAACAGGAACCCCGCGCGGACTTGGCCGGTCTGGTGCACGCCGTAGATGCCGACCAGTTTGCCGACCGAGAAGTGCGCGAGCGTGTGGTTGCCGAGGCCGAACACGTCCGGCATCGAGAACACCGCGAGGTAGCCGCCGAGCGGGCGGTGCAGTTCTTCCTCGGAACCGAACACGAGCCGCCGCACGTTCGAGTGCAGTCCGTCGGCCCCGATCACCAGGTCGAACCGGCGCCGCAGCCCGGAGTCGAACGTGACGTCGACGCCTTCGCCGTCGTCGTGGAGGCTCGCGATCGAGTCGCCGAACAGGTACTCGGCGCTGCCGCGGCCGGCGTCGTACAGGACCTTGGTCAGCTCGCCGCGCAGGATTTCGACGTGCCGGCTGGAGATCCCGGCGTATATCCGGCTCAGGTCGACCTCGACCGGGCGCCTGCCGAACCGTTCGACGGTCATCGAGTCGAGCTGGGTGCGGGCCGCCTCGATCGTGTCCCAGCAGCCCATCCGGCGGGTGACCTCCGCGGCCGCGCCGTACAGATCGACGGCGTGCCCGCCGAGCCCGTGCCGCGCGGCCGGTGTGCGTTCGACGACCGTCGGCTCGAAGCCGTACCGGTGCAGCCAGTAGGCGAGCACCGGTCCGGCCACGCTCGCGCCGGAGATCAGAATCTTCATCTCGTCCTCCTTACTTATCGGAAGGTAAGTAAACGAGGACGGTGTTGTCAATGGCTTACTTAACGGAAGGTCAGATAATCTTCCGGGTATGCCGAGACGACGGACCGGTGACACCCGGGCGCGGATCCAGCAGGCCGCGCTCGAGCTGTTCGCCGTACAGGGGGTGCAGCAGACCAGCCTGCGCGACATCGCCGACCGCCTCGGTGTCACCAAACCGGCGCTCTACTACCACTTCGCGTCCCGCGAGGAGCTGCTGAACAGCCTGGTCGAGCCGATGATCGCCGACTTCGAGGCGTACGCCGCAGCCCAGCGGGCGGCCGCGCCGGTGCCGCCGCGGGAGCTGCTCGGCTCGTACTTCGACCTGTCCTACCGGCACCGCGGGCTGATCCAGCTCGCGATCCGGGACCTGTCCGTACTGCACGAACTGAAGCTGACCGACCGCTTCATCGAGTGGCGCGGCGCCGTCGCCGAGCTGCTGATCGGCACCGAACCGTCGCTGTCCGGCGTGGTCCGCTGCATGGTCGCGCTCGGCGGCCTGTCCGACTGCGCGGTGATGATCGACCACGAGCCGGTCGAGGAACTCCGCGAGGCGGCCGTCGAGGCTGCCTACGACAGCCTCGGACGGCCCTGACTGCCGGCGGGCTAGCCGTTGGCGATGCGGGACACCGCGAACAGCGCGATGATCAGGATCGAGAAGATCCGCAGGAACTTCGGCCCGCCGGTCACGGCCGGCCACGACAGGAACGCCAGCCAGCCGAGCAGCAGCGCCAGCAGCAGCAGCGCCGGCACCCCGACGGCGACCGGCGCGAACACCCCGGCCAGCGCCAGCACCAGGGTGATACCGGGCAGGGTCAGCTTGGGTGCGGCGTGCAGCCTCGCGACGTACGGATAACTGGCCTTCGTGATCCGCTGCCGCAATGGGCTGCTGGGGGTGCTCATGACCCCATTGTTCCAGGTCTTATGGTTGGCCCCGTGTTCGTGGTGATCAGGTTCCGGGTGGGGGAGTCCGAGCAGGCCGGGTTCGGAGAGCGGTTGCGGGCCGCCGTCGACGTGCTCGCGCTGCAGAAGGGGTTCGTCGCGGCCCGGACCGGGCGGAACGTGGACGACCCGGAACTGCTGGCGCTCACGCTGGAGTTCGAGAACGTCGGGAGCTACCGGCGGGCGCTGTCGCCGTACGACGTGAAGCTCACCGCCGTACCGCTGCTGTCGCAGGCGATCGACGAGCCGACGGCGTACGAAGATTTGCTGATGTAGCACGGATTCGATAGCGGGCGCCGGGGACCGATAGCCTGGAGCCTTCCATAGATTTTTCTGTACCCGTTCTGGAGTTCAAAAGTGCCCGTGGAAACCGTCGATGCCGTCGTCAGCCTCAGCAAGCGGCGGGGATTCGTGTACCCGTGCGGCGAGATCTACGGCGGTACCAAGTCGGCCTGGGACTACGGTCCGCTCGGCGTCGAGCTGAAGAACAACGTCCGCAGCCAGTGGTGGCGGACGATGGTGACCGGCCGCGACGACATCGTCGGGCTGGACTCCTCGGTGATCCTGCCGACCCAGGTCTGGGAGGCGTCCGGGCACCTGGCCGAGTTCGTCGACCCGCTGACCGAGTGCCAGTCCTGCCACAAGCGGTTCCGCGACGACCACCTCCGCGAGGACTACGCCCGCCGCAAGAACAAGGACGCCGACAACGTCAAGCTCGCCGAGATCGCCTGCCCGAACTGCGGCAACAAGGGCACGTTCACCGAGCCGCGGATGTTCAACGGCCTGCTGAAGACGTACCTCGGCCCGGTCGAGTCCTCCGAGGGCCTGCACTACCTGCGCCCGGAGACCGCGCAGGGCATCTTCGTCAACTTCGCGAACGTGATGGGCACCGCCCGGAAGAAGCCGCCGTTCGGCATCGCCCAGGTCGGCAAGAGCTTCCGGAACGAGATCACCCCCGGCAACTTCATCTTCCGGACCCGCGAGTTCGAGCAGATGGAGATGGAGTTCTTCGTCGAGCCCGGCTCCGACGAGGACTGGCACGAGTACTGGCTGAAGGCGCGCTGGGACTGGTACACCGGCCTCGGGCTGAGTGCGGACAACATGCGCTTCTACGAGCACCCGAAGGAGAAGCTCAGCCACTACTCGAAGCGCACCGTCGACATCGAGTACCGGTTCAACTTCGGCGGCAAGGAGTTCGACGAGCTCGAGGGAATCGCGAACCGCACCGACTTCGACCTGTCCACGCACTCGAAGCACTCCGGCGCCGACCTGTCGTACTTCGACCAGGAGAAGGGCGAGCGCTGGACGCCGTACGTGATCGAGCCCGCGGCCGGGCTGACCCGGAACGTGCTCGCGTTCCTGCTCGACGCGTACACCGAGGACGAGGCGCCGAACGCGAAGGGCGGCGTCGACAAGCGCACGGTGCTGCGGTTCGACCCGCGGCTCGCGCCGGTCAAGGCCGCCGTACTGCCGCTGTCCCGGAACGCCGATCTGTCGCCGAAGGCCCGCGACCTGGCCGCCGAGCTCCGGAAGAACTGGAACGTCGACTTCGACGACGCCGGCGCGATCGGCCGCCGGTACCGGCGCCAGGACGAGATCGGTACGCCGTACTGCATCACCGTCGACTTCGACACGCTGGAGGACCAGGCGGTGACGATCCGGGAACGCGACTCGATGAAGCAGGAGCGGGTCGCGCTCACCGAGGTCACCGGGTATCTCGCCCAGCACCTGGTGGGTTGCTGAGCATGAAGACCGCACGGGGTCTGCTCGCGGTGCTGGCCGTGCTCGCGCTGGCGTCGTGCTCGGACAGCAAGAAGGACGCCGGCGGGTCCCCGTCCACTGCTTCTTCGGGTACGCCGACCCTTGCGCAGTCGATCCCCACCGCGTCGACGCCTGCGCTCACCCCGTTGCCGACCCCCAGTACGCCGTGGCCGGCGCCGAAGGTCACCGGCGCGCCCGCCGACGACGCACCGCTGGCCGAGCGGATCACGTTCGCGATCGCGCAGCAGACGCAGATCGCGGCCGGCCGGGCCGCGAAGACGACCGTGAAGTGCCCGGGCATCGACAAGGCCGAAACCGCCGGGCAGCACTCTCTCGACTGCACGGTGACGTACTCCGGGAAGCCGTTCACCGGCAAGCTCACCGTGGACGCGAAGCAGTACAGCGCGTCGTACAAGTTCACCTCGTCGCAGGTCGCGATCGTCCGCGCGAAGGTGATCGACGCGGTGCTCCGGGCGGCCGCCGGTGCGTCGAAGGTCACCTGCGACATGGACGAGATCGGTATCGTCGTCCACGACGGACCGCCGATCGGGTGCGACGTGACCACGACCGCGAACGCCGTACAGCCGTTCAAGGCCTCCGTCACCGGCAACGGCCAGGTCCAGGTGGAGAAGGCGTGACGTGCTGAAGCTTGGCAACCTGACGATCCAGACGCCCGTGGTGCTGGCGCCGATGGCCGGCATCACGAACGCGGCGTACCGGCGGCTGTGCGCGGAGCAGGGCGCCGGGCTGTACGTGTGCGAGATGATCACGTCGCGCGGCATCGTCGAGGGGGACCAGAAGTCGCTCGACATGCTGACGTTCGACGCGCGCGAGACGGTGCGTTCGGTGCAGTTGTACGGCGTGGACCCGACGTACATCGGGCGTGCCGTGCAGATCCTCTGTGATCAGTACGGCGTTGCACACGTCGACCTGAACTTCGGGTGCCCGGTGCCGAAGGTGACCCGCAAGGGCGGCGGCGCGGCGCTGCCGTGGAAGCGGAACCTGCTCGGCGCGATCCTGCGGTCCGCGGTGCACGCCGCGACGCCGTACGGCGTACCGGTGACGATGAAGACCCGGATCGGGATCGACGCTTCGCACCAGACCTATCTGGACGCGGGACGGATCGCCGAGGAGTCGGGCGCGGCGGCGATCGGGCTGCACGGCCGGACGGCGGCGCAGGCCTACTCGGGGCAGGCGGACTGGTCCGCGATCGCTGCGCTGGTGGAGCACGTTTCGATTCCGGTGCTCGGCAACGGCGACATCTGGGAGGCCGGCGACGCACTCCGGATGGTCGCGGAGACCGGCTGCGCCGGGGTGATCGTCGGCCGCGGGTGCCTCGGGCGGCCGTGGTTGTTCCGCGATCTGGCGGCGGCCTTCGCCGGGGAAGACGTACTGGCGCTGCCGACGCTCGGCGAGGTTGCCGCGGTGATGCGCCGGCACGGCGAACTGCTCGCCGAGCTGATGGGGGAGCAGCGCGGCCTGCGCGACTTCCGCAAACACGTCTCGTGGTACCTGAAGGGCTTCCCCGCCGGCGGCGAACTCCGCGCCGCCCTGGGCATGGTCGACACCCTCGCCACCCTAGACGCCCTGCTCTCCCAACTCGACCCGACCGTGCCGTTCCCGGTAGCCGAGCTGGGCGCCCCCCGCGGCCGCCAGGGCAGCCCCCGCGACCACGTCATCGTCCCCCAAGGCTGGCTGGACGACACCGACGGCCTGACCGCCGACCTGGCGGACGCCGAAATCGGAGTCTCCGGCGGCTGACCGGCGTACTGCGGAGGGCACCAGAAGATCTTCTGCACCCTCGACGGGTTCGGCTCGTACGACGGGGGCGACTGGGGCGGGTGCTGGGGTAAGGCCGGCCCGGAGTTTCTCGCCCGGCGGACGGAGGTGTACGCCGACGAGCAACGGCTGGTGCTCGGGGCGAACACCTACCGGCAGTTCTGGCCGCGCTCTGGTCGGCCCTCAGCGGCCGAACGATCCAGTGAATCTGCGGACGCTCGGCCTGCCGGCCACTGTCGTCTCCAGCACTCTCGACGACCCACTCGAACGGGAGCACACGACTTCGGCGCTGCCGACTTCGACCTGGAACTCCTGGAATCCCGCACCCTCGACGGAAACACCCAGGGCTCATCTACCGGCCAGCACCCCACACCTGATCAAGGTCTTTGACCGACCCCACCCGTACGGCGTCCTCGTCCACGCCCGGCGGCTCGAACGTCCCGAGATGCTCGGCCAGCACGGCATCCGCAACATCCCGCCGCCGTGGATCGGCCCGGTTCGCGTCCCTGCGGGCACGCACCGTCGCATGGTCCACGTCGACGTACACCAAGGTGAACCGCACCGCGGCCGCCTCCGCCAGCGTCCGCCACCCGTCGCGCAGGAACCGCGGCGAACTGGTGTCGTCGACGACCACCGACGTACCCGTCGTCAGCAGCTCCCGCACCTCCGCCGACGCGATCGCGTGCGTCCTTCCCCACTCCTCGAGCGGGATCCCGTCCCCGCCCCACAACCCGCGCCGCTCGTTGATCTCGTCAAGACTCACGACCCGCGCCGGCAACCGCCGCGCCAACTCCCGAGCGACGGTGCTCTTCCCGGAGAACGAGGTCCCACACAACAAAACCAACCTGGCCGTCACCCCACCACCCAATCCGAACCACGCGCCCGGAGCAAGCGCACGCGTTGCCGATCTGGGGACAACTCCTGGTGTGGCGGAACAAGCAATTGCCTGTGCCGTGCCCCCGCGGAGTGTTCCCGGTTCCGCCGGGTGGTCGCGTGATGCGGGGTCGAGGACGCTGGGCGGGCGCCTCCTTCAGCGGGCGTTCTCGGAGCGGCAAGCGACGTAGTGGGCGACCGCCTTGGCGGTGTCGTACTCCGGGGTGAACCTGGTGTCCGGGGTGAACCTGGTGTCCGGGGTGAGGCGGGCGATGTCGAGGTGCGGGTTCGGCCGGCCGCCGGGCTCGTACGACTGCCACCGCCGCGACGCCAAGGACCTGTCCGCGCTGCTGCAACGCATCCGCGAGCTTCCGGTTGACGAGCGGCCGACCGCTCGACACGTTGTACGTCGAGTCGTACCGCGCGCGCTGAACCGGACGATGGTTGTGGCTCAGCGCCGCGGCCGTCATCAGCAGCGCGATCGCCCGCCCCGCGTCCGGCGCGTAGCACGAGTCGCCGCCGTCCTCGGCGTACAGCGGATCCGGCGCCCCCCGCAGTACGGCGCTCACGTACGGCGGGACGAAGTTGAACGGCGACTCCGGATCCATCAACGGCCCCCACGTCGACCCGATCCGCAAGATCACCGGCTGCACGCCAGAACTTGGAGAGCATGCGTCGTCAACGGCTCGACGGCCTTCTTGAACGCGATGATCAGGTGCGGCACCTCGACCGCCGGCAGCGGCATCCCTTCGCGCCAAGGGCTTTCGTCCTGCCCGATGTACACCCCGAGGCTGCTCGCGACCGCGAACCGCCGTACGCCCGTGCCGCGTCCAGCGCGTTGAAGAGCCCCGCGGCATCGGTGCGGAAGTACGCGACCGGATCGTCGCCGGGAATGCTGCCCGCAAGATGCACGATTTCGCTGACGTCGTACCGCGTGCCAAGCGTGGGGAACGCATCCCGAGCCCCGCCCCGGTCACAAGGATCATGCCGCCGACGCTAGGGGTACGTCGTCGCCCACGTCTTGAACCAAATCCCGCAAACCCTTGACCTGGCGGGTGATCCAGGGGAGCTTGGACGGCAATGCACTTACGAGTCACTTCCGAACGTAGTTCGTAAGTAGGTACAGCCGAACCTGGTTCGTCAAAGGAGTGCCGTGGACATCGTGATCGGGGTCGTCACGCACGCGACCCACGACGAGCTGTTCCACGACGCCGCGCGCACGTTGCGCGGCGTGGACCTGAAGTGGGTCAGCTACGACCACGAGGACGAGATCCGAGACCGGGTCGCCGAGTTCCTGAGTACGACGCGGCTCGACGGCTTCCTGGCCGGCCCGGTGCCGTACACGGCGAGCCAGGAACTCCTCCCGCCGGGTCTGCCGGTCGGCGTGATCCGGTCGTCGGCGCTCGACCTGACGCTCGCGCTCTACCGTGCGCAGGAACGCGGCTGGGGCCGTACGCCGGTCAGCATCGACACGTTCCCGGCCGAGGCGGTCGAGGCGGTGGCCACCGCGCTGGACCTCGACCAGGACCAGGTCGACTGCTTGCCCTATGCACCGACCCAGACCGTGGACGAGATCGCCGCGTTTCACCGGGACGCGTTCGCACGGTTCGGGGAGCGCAGCTACGTGATCAGCGTGCGCGCCGCCGTCCGCGAGCAACTGGCCGGCCAGATCCCGATCATGAGCGGGATGCCGGTGCCGGCCACGATCCGGACCGAGCTGCACGAGCTCGCGCTGCGGATCGAGTCGGAGCGGGCCAGTGCGCAACGGTTCGCGGCCGGGATGTTCCTGATCTCGGACGCGCCGGACGAGGAACGGGCCCGGATCGGGCTGATGAACCACCTGCACAACACCCCCGAGTTCGCCGGCGCCTGGATCGAGAACCGCGGGCGCCGTGGTGTCGTCGTCTTCGCCCACAAGGCGTTGTTCGAGCGGATCACCCGCAACTGGGTCGCCGTACCGGCGCTCGCCGAGGCCGCCGCGGCGCTCGGTGCACGGATCTCCGCCGGTTTCGGGGTCGGCGTCTCGGCCCGCAACTGCGTGCTGCTCGCCGAGCAGGCCGCGGCGCGTGCCGAGCTCGCCGTCGAACCGTGCGCGTACCTGTTCGAGGACAGCGGTGTCGTGATCGGCCCGATGGGACCGGCCGGCGAGGCGCTGCGGTACTCGTACCGTTCGCACGGCGACGACGTGGAACACCTCGCGAAGTACGTCGGTCTGAGCGCCGCCACCGTCTCCCGGCTGGCGGCGCTGGACCAGGAACTGCAAGGCCGCACGCTCTCGCCTGGGGAGCTTGCCGGTCATCTCGGAATCACGGACCAGAGCGGGCGCCGCCTGATCCGGACCCTCGACGCAGGCGGCCTGGTGAGCGTCGAGGGAACCGCCCAGCACCACCCCAAAGGACGCCC harbors:
- a CDS encoding DUF6703 family protein codes for the protein MSTPSSPLRQRITKASYPYVARLHAAPKLTLPGITLVLALAGVFAPVAVGVPALLLLALLLGWLAFLSWPAVTGGPKFLRIFSILIIALFAVSRIANG
- a CDS encoding metal ABC transporter substrate-binding protein, which gives rise to MRSGLRAIIAGAATLATLALAGCGGATAGGTADGKLSVVASFYPLEFIARTVGGDAVHVTTLTAPGVEPHDLELTPKQVASIAEAKLVVYEKRLQPAVDEAVAQNAKDAGFDVAPAAQLENTGADFEQHTGAAPIAHNDNALDPHFWLDPVRYGDVVKAVEEKLATVDSANAAGYHERAKALLAQLGTLDTEYRTGLASCKLTTFVTSHEAFAYLAKRYGLTMIGIAGFTPDAEPTPSRIKEVQDIVKAQHVTTIFYEELVSPKVAETIANDVGVKTAVLSPIEGLSDANSKDTYLTLMQRNLKELQKANTCS
- a CDS encoding TetR/AcrR family transcriptional regulator, which encodes MPRRRTGDTRARIQQAALELFAVQGVQQTSLRDIADRLGVTKPALYYHFASREELLNSLVEPMIADFEAYAAAQRAAAPVPPRELLGSYFDLSYRHRGLIQLAIRDLSVLHELKLTDRFIEWRGAVAELLIGTEPSLSGVVRCMVALGGLSDCAVMIDHEPVEELREAAVEAAYDSLGRP
- a CDS encoding metal ABC transporter ATP-binding protein; the encoded protein is MTDTSARAVQVDDLSVELGGRLVLRGIDLRIRQGEVLAVLGTNGSGKSTLIKTVVGLLPAARGEVRLFGTPVRRFREWRRVGYVPQRITAAGGVPATVYEVVSSGLLSKRRLFTPLGAAGKQAIEDALQVVDMADRRKDAVAELSGGQQQRVLIARALVSDPELLVLDEPTAGVDLASQQIFADAVRERVERGTTVVMVSHDLGPMDALIDRSVVMRRGRIVYDGPPHASQTHAHVHHSHTSDDEPGWMPS
- a CDS encoding YibE/F family protein; the encoded protein is MASRNVGRRRADRKGNRRKVLDIPQGHGHGHGHGHGDHVVDTSVVNSDAIVARRVRIVVAAVLTPLIIASVVLLIVLWPGARVKVESYQTSTARGEVTALKACPDPRDKCDLATVKLSNTPEKGKAVPVQVPKVGGSPIPVKVGQEVMLAIEKGAPPDQKYQYVDHDRTKPLLILAVIFAIAVVALSRWRGFAALVALAVTAVMLVQFILPAILKGSNPLLVAVVGGAVIMIIAVFLTHGINAESSIALAGTIAALGLTVLLGWFFTGLSQLSGLAAEGASAAQGFSPHLDLAGLLVAGMVIGALGVLDDVTVTQAAAVWELSAANPAASRRELLSAGLRIGRTHVASVVNTLVLAYAGAAMPVLLVFAIQDLPILSVISTEAVAMEVVRGLVGSLGIIAAVPLTTALAAMAVADRSRDLVATPDPAP
- a CDS encoding FAD-dependent monooxygenase is translated as MKILISGASVAGPVLAYWLHRYGFEPTVVERTPAARHGLGGHAVDLYGAAAEVTRRMGCWDTIEAARTQLDSMTVERFGRRPVEVDLSRIYAGISSRHVEILRGELTKVLYDAGRGSAEYLFGDSIASLHDDGEGVDVTFDSGLRRRFDLVIGADGLHSNVRRLVFGSEEELHRPLGGYLAVFSMPDVFGLGNHTLAHFSVGKLVGIYGVHQTGQVRAGFLFRGDLTYDHRDTDQQKALLVKEFGDYGWKVPQLLEHLQPAEDFYFDSIAQVTLESWVSGRVGLVGDAGYCPGPAVGGGTSLAVVAAYILAGELAAARSDLPSGLRNYERIIRPLVDSSRRLSPKVMGTVIPSNALTVRLMPGAAATLAKLPTALQRLIWSQNAVGKVFSSTALPDYSDLLQPESGQPVP
- the eboE gene encoding metabolite traffic protein EboE; the protein is MRFRHRDGSTVHLGYCASVHPVADLDELVARLDGCAGVVRSALDVPVLGVGLWFPHRLADRLANSPASLSRLRRALHRNQLEVVTVNGIPHTGKAGGTDLYCPDWTEPERLRYTVDLIDVLAELLPDDATYGSISTVPLAWRVPWSRARNRAAREAFDRVEQHLAHTETRTGRRIRIAVETEPGCVLEMIGQAAAWLARYSSPDGGTSRIGLGLDVCHLAVQFEDPAESFELLWRAGVDVVKAQLSVAPTLVDPSDVSGRYVLGQLGVPKYLRQVREWGGPGVDDVAQSPQLSGHAAWRMHAHLATHAVAPAPLSVTTGVLDDCLARLVGGGHPLTHHLESEVYVWPRDPRTQQALAKRLSKELSWLRNRLTALGLQEV